CATACTTGGCTACATGGGCTCGGCCATCGCCACGCTTATCTGCTACTTTAGCATGGCACTGGCCAGTTACCTGCTGGGCAACCGCCACTACCCCATCCCCTACCCGGTGAAAACCATACTAGGCTACGTGCTGCTGGCGGCTGGGCTGGTATGGCTGGCATTAGGCGTTGATGTGGAGAATTTCTGGTTGCGCCACGTGTACCACCTGGCACTATGTGCCGCCTTTGCTTTGGTGGTAGTACTGAGGGAGCGTCCTCGGTTTCTTAAGTTTTAATCTCTAAATTCGTATTGATGGATATTCAGAACGCCCAGGTTAAGGTCATTAACCAATCAAAGCACGACTTACCGAACTACCAAACCATACATTCCGCGGGCATGGACCTGAGGGCAAACCTAGAAGCGCCTGTTACGTTGAAACCACTGCAGCGTGCGCTTATCCCGACAGGGCTGTACATCGCGCTGCCGGAGGGGCACGAGGCGCAGATCCGTCCGCGGAGCGGGCTGGCCTACAAGCACGGCATTTCCATTGTGAACAGCCCGGGCACCATCGATGCCGATTACCGTGGCGAAATCAAGGTGCTGCTCGTAAACC
Above is a window of Pontibacter akesuensis DNA encoding:
- the dut gene encoding dUTP diphosphatase, which codes for MDIQNAQVKVINQSKHDLPNYQTIHSAGMDLRANLEAPVTLKPLQRALIPTGLYIALPEGHEAQIRPRSGLAYKHGISIVNSPGTIDADYRGEIKVLLVNLSDQDFVVEDGERIAQMVVAKYARVAWQEAQALDDTERGAGGYGSTGTK